The following coding sequences are from one Culex quinquefasciatus strain JHB chromosome 1, VPISU_Cqui_1.0_pri_paternal, whole genome shotgun sequence window:
- the LOC6042567 gene encoding LOW QUALITY PROTEIN: phosphatidylinositide phosphatase SAC2 (The sequence of the model RefSeq protein was modified relative to this genomic sequence to represent the inferred CDS: inserted 4 bases in 2 codons), with protein sequence MEVFQTETYYIFVRKEKSLWWNRTTSEFQIKCGWDLSSVDDIECIGITHGIVGTIALQGVLEPHLIIIKEAIPVGVLYAPHLVYKIKSICILGPDEPDTVILPCSKHNTTTTVKTIPSIGSASAQAGSPGTSSGQSTSSPRSRLFESSALVNKTWGAVKSAGSTIKNTTEKAAAIASNQVKTTVGMVVKDPVRVEKRVMEELHRIFDESDSFYYSLDCDITNNLQRLGEAPDDRFYWNRNMVKDIAKLNDEKWVLPVIQGFVQVEQCVIGXECFTLALVSRRSRFRAGTRYKRRGVDEDGYCANYVETEQVLSLRQHQISFTQVRGSVPIYWSQPGYKYRPPPRLDRDENETHLAFEKHFNREIETYHSVCIINLVEQGGKEKIIGDTYASHVVRYNSDKLTYVTFDFHEYCRGMRFENVSSLIEALAPEAGSMGFHWRDNNGPICNQKAVFRVNCMDCLDRTNVVQTAIGKAVLESQLVKLGLAPPYSQLPEQLKVPFMIVWANNGDVISRQYAGTNALKGDYTRTGERKISGIMKDGMNSANRYFIQHFADSFRQSCIDLMLGNLSPFEPIMEDDVCEALVGVAATALVPARVPLXGYYNHGLMGAEHVLLEELLCSTSYYLARFKDTYRQATIDMMLGNSVSAESVNALGGQAGAVDETDALEGAEHARLLVEDCRRLLLGTAELPVGAWGLIDADPSTGDPNETEVDTILILSDDSYIVAEYDSHLDKIVRFENVSLDNITLIELGLFQHSKMFQGPAPAYLCIRLNYTVDGVDGYFHMFRSPNIRFFNNVAVVIRKTEEITESLAAIVDLFRIALESRGRSNVPLLCGGSLQRRKSRTLLSVPQGIPRNLSESQLVQIGSKALSNVAGQFSKIGQSLNPAKIGRGTAGKKEKDATAVPSVSTAAVSDGIGHGKFTVGSRSSSLQKAEGSSSESEEAEPGMYDPADLVQENPLYNENVFLPSVGIVMGGSGNSGTDGSSTSMLVERDSFAKMSSDVSTMSISSVTDHINMPAGMLECASPIRGRSPTPEIRVDQSTAEVMDKPISDGKAGRDLSLNLTGNQGDNALKQLKRLTSPLSNIGKGLQSLGANLDPRKMAVKTPVLPARSMETPTAEIKRLEEKWDNAKCRSKLIAL encoded by the exons ATGGAGGTTTTCCAAACCGAGACTTACTACATCTTTGTGCGCAAGGAGAAAAGCTTGTGGTGGAACCGAACGACGTCGGAATTCCAGATCAAATGCG GCTGGGATCTCTCATCGGTGGACGACATCGAGTGCATCGGGATAACGCACGGAATCGTCGGTACGATTGCACTGCAGGGCGTTCTCGAGCCCCATCTTATTATCATCAAAGAGGCTATTCCG GTGGGCGTTTTGTACGCGCCCCATTTGGTATACAAGATCAAGAGCATTTGCATTCTCGGCCCGGATGAGCCTGATACCGTAATACTTCCCTGTTCAAAGCACAATACTACGACTACCGTAAAAACAATTCCCAGCATTGGATCCGCTTCCGCTCAGGCGGGTTCGCCAGGGACATCTTCTGGCCAAAGCACATCGTCTCCCCGAAGCCGGCTGTTTGAGAGTTCGGCACTGGTCAACAAGACCTGGGGAGCGGTCAAGAGTGCGGGCAGCACAATCAAGAACACCACGGAAAAGGCGGCCGCGATCGCTTCCAACCAGGTCAAAACCACCGTCGGAATGGTCGTGAAGGATCCGGTCCGGGTGGAGAAACGCGTCATGGAAGAGTTACATCGAATTTTTGACGAAAGTGATAGCTTTTACTATAGCTTAGACTGTGATATTACCAACAATCTCCAGCGTCTCGGGGAGGCCCCGGACGATCGGTTCTACTGGAACCGGAACATGGTGAAGGATATTGCCAAGCTCAACGACGAAAAGTGGGTGCTGCCGGTTATTCAAGGCTTCGTCCAGGTCGAACAGTGCGTAATAGG CGAATGCTTCACGTTGGCACTGGTTTCGCGCAGGTCGCGCTTCCGTGCCGGAACCCGGTACAAGCGCCGTGGCGTCGACGAGGACGGCTACTGTGCCAACTATGTCGAAACGGAGCAGGTTCTCTCGCTTCGACAGCATCAGATCTCGTTCACGCAGGTGCGTGGCTCGGTTCCGATCTACTGGAGCCAGCCTGGATACAAGTACAGACCTCCGCCGAGGTTGGACCGGG ATGAGAACGAAACTCATTTGGCTTTTGAGAAGCACTTTAATCGTGAAATTGAAACTTATCACTCGGTTTGTATTATAAATTTGGTGGAGCAAGGTGGCAAGGAGAAAATTATCGGCGATACTTATGCCAGCCACGTTGTGCGATACAACTCGGACAAGCTAACCTACGTAACGTTCGATTTCCACGAATATTG CCGTGGCATGCGTTTTGAAAACGTGTCGTCGCTTATCGAAGCATTAGCCCCTGAGGCCGGTTCGATGGGTTTCCATTGGCGGGATAACAACGGTCCCATTTGCAACCAAAAGGCGGTGTTTCGCGTAAACTGTATGGACTGTCTGGACCGTACAAATGTGGTCCAAACTGCAATAGGGAAGGCCGTCCTGGAATCGCAGCTGGTTAAGCTTGGGTTGGCGCCGCCGTACTCGCAGCTGCCGGAGCAGTTGAAGGTTCCGTTTATGATCGTTTGGGCCAACAACGGGGACGTTATTAGCAGGCAGTACGCGGGGACTAATGCACTGAAG GGCGATTACACACGAACCGGTGAGAGGAAAATCAGTGGAATCATGAAGGACGGCATGAACTCTGCGAACCG CTACTTTATCCAACACTTTGCCGACTCGTTCCGCCAGAGCTGTATAGACCTGATGCTCGGCAATTTGTCCCCATTCGAGCCAATAATGGAGGACGACGTGTGCGAAGCGCTGGTGGGTGTAGCAGCGACCGCGTTGGTTCCGGCCCGGGTCCCCCT GGGGTACTATAACCATGGTCTCATGGGCGCGGAACACGTTCTGCTGGAAGAACTCCTCTGTAGTACCAG TTACTATCTGGCCCGGTTCAAAGACACCTACCGGCAGGCCACGATCGACATGATGTTGGGGAATTCCGTATCGGCGGAATCGGTAAATGCGCTAGGAGGACAGGCCGGAGCGGTTGACGAAACGGATGCTTTGGAGG GAGCTGAACATGCCCGACTGCTGGTCGAGGACTGCCGGCGTTTGTTGTTAGGCACGGCCGAATTGCCGGTCGGTGCCTGGGGCCTCATCGATGCTGATCCGAG CACCGGCGACCCGAACGAAACGGAGGTGGATACCATTCTGATCCTATCGGACGATTCGTATATCGTGGCGGAGTACGACTCGCATCTAGATAAGATTGTCCGCTTCGAGAACGTGTCGTTGGACAACATTACGCTGATCGAGCTGGGACTGTTTCAGCACAGCAAAATGTTCCAGGGACCGGCACCGGCTTATCTCTGCATACGGCTCAACTACACCGTGGACGGAGTGGATGGATACTTTCACATGTTTCGATCACCCAATATCCGGTTTTTCAACAACGTTGCTGTGGTGATCAGGAAGACGGAGGAAATTACCGAATCGTTGGCGGCGATCGTGGATCTGTTTCGGATTGCGTTGGAAAGTCGGGGACGGAGCAACGTTCCGTTGCTTTGTGGAGGAAGCCTGCAGCGTCGGAAGAGTCGCACTTTGCTCTCGGTTCCGCAGGGTATCCCGAGGAATCTCTCCGAGTCGCAGTTGGTTCAGATCGGGTCTAAGGCACTAAGTAACGTGGCAGGACAGTTCTCCAAGATTGGACAGAGTTTGAATCCGGCAAAGATTGGTCGTGGAACTGCCGGGAAGAAGGAGAAGGATGCAACGGCCGTCCCAAGTGTAAGCACGGCTGCGGTCTCCGATGGAATCGGTCACGGTAAATTCACCGTTGGATCGCGCAGTTCTAGCCTGCAAAAGGCCGAAGGTTCAAGCTCAGAATCTGAGGAAGCCGAACCGGGAATGTACGATCCGGCAGATTTGGTGCAGGAGAATCCACTGTACAACGAAAATGTTTTCCTACCGTCAGTGGGCATCGTCATGGGTGGTTCCGGGAACAGTGGAACCGACGGCAGCTCGACATCTATGCTTGTTGAAAGGGACAGTTTTGCGAAAATGTCTTCAGACGTTTCGACAATGTCCATTTCGTCGGTCACGGATCACATTAATATGCCAGCCGGAATGCTCGAGTGCGCTTCGCCAATCCGTGGCCGCAGCCCAACTCCGGAGATACGGGTTGATCAGAGCACCGCAGAGGTTATGGACAAACCGATATCGGATGGGAAAGCTGGAAG GGATCTGTCATTGAACTTGACTGGAAATCAAGGCGATAACGCTCTGAAACAGCTAAAGAGACTCACAAGTCCTCTTTCAAACATTGGCAAAGGGTTGCAAAGCTTGGGTGCTAATCTCGACCCCCGTAAAATGGCAGTAaag ACTCCAGTACTTCCGGCGCGTAGTATGGAAACACCAACGGCGGAAATTAAGCGGCTAGAGGAGAAGTGGGACAACGCCAAATGTCGCAGCAAGCTTATCGCGTTGTAA